The following coding sequences are from one Pseudopipra pipra isolate bDixPip1 chromosome 16, bDixPip1.hap1, whole genome shotgun sequence window:
- the TEKT5 gene encoding LOW QUALITY PROTEIN: tektin-5 (The sequence of the model RefSeq protein was modified relative to this genomic sequence to represent the inferred CDS: inserted 1 base in 1 codon; substituted 3 bases at 3 genomic stop codons), with amino-acid sequence MSPVPQLRQVQLCQQPPWNFSSGTALGRINGPLIARSPPGAAARLSRGPGAEHGGSVPAPRSAAGSSRAPALSQLTALYAVTQCVYIYINRDVQHALEKDLSDKNSAHFIDEKCFNLRNTLDSINFYHGVEKAVEIVSVPATSSWAKFSGDNIRCSQHAGANSVLPXKDAEAGLECTSEEMWNHLSSINLAFNNHVAEVSDAKNKLQAQLAKMLQEIFQTAATIMLLERSXKTKENPLEVTQTCLQGRMKXPNNGLCCDASQFQLATEVSTIDNNIQAFKXCLQEAHDTLQILILHKSVPEDNISVKANSLFIDKKCLQRQTYSCEEGKSQRVIGFPEEISN; translated from the exons ATGTCGCCGGTACCGCAGCTACGGCAggtccagctctgccagcagccaccGTGGAATTTCTCCTCTGGGACTGCGTTAGGCAGAATAAACGGACCATTAATTGCACGGAGCCCTCCCGGTGCCGCAGCCCGGCTGTCCCGGGGTCCCGGGGCTGAGCACGGGGGCTCTGTGCCCGCACCACGCTCGGCCGCTGGAAGCAGCCGCGCTCCAGCGCTGAGCCAGCTCACAGCGCT ATATGCTGTAACgcagtgtgtgtatatatatatcaaCAGAGATGTACAGCATGCCCTGGAGAAGGATCTTTCTGACAAAAACTCAGCCCATTTTATTGATGAGAAGTGCTTTAACCTGAGGAACACATTGGACAGCATCAACTTTTACCATGGAGTGGAAAAAGCAGTAGAGAT TGTTTCAGTTCCTGCAACAAGTTCCTGGGCTAAATTCAGTGGAGACAATATCAGGTGCTCTCAACATGCAGGGGCCAACTCTGTCCTGCCCTGAAAGGATGCAGAGGCTGGACTGGAGTGCACATCTGAGGAGATGTGGAATCATTTATCCAGCATTAACTTAGCCTTTAATAATCATGTTGCTGAAGTATCTGATGCAAAGAACAAACTCCAAGCACAACTGGCCAAG ATGCTTCAGGAAATCTTCCAGACAGCAGCTACAATCATGTTACTGGAGAGAT TAAAGACAAAGGAGAACCCACTGGAAGTGACTCAGACCTGCCTGCAGGGAAGAATGAAATGACCCAATAATGGACTTTGCTGTGATGCATCTCAGTTTCA ACT GGCCACTGAAGTTTCCACTATAGATAACAACATACAGGCCTTCAAGTGATGCCTGCAAGAAGCACATGACACTCTGCAGATACTGATCCTCCACAAATCAGTGCCAGAAGACAACATTTCTGTGAAGGCAAACTCCCTGTTCATTGACAAGAAGT GCCTGCAGAGACAGACCTACTCCTGTGAAGAGGGCAAGTCCCAAAGAGTGATCGGCTTTCCAGAAGAGATTAGTAACTAG